In Vigna angularis cultivar LongXiaoDou No.4 chromosome 8, ASM1680809v1, whole genome shotgun sequence, the DNA window AaatctcttttatatataatattaattatgataaaaaaatatttttaaaaataccaattttaataaaaaaaatcattactttgATAGACATTGTAAGACACATCTCAAAtatctcttttatatatatagtataaattatGATAAGAAAAAGCATTGAAAAGAAGTaccaattttaataaaaaaaaataaccataCCCTTGATTCGTTATCTTAGAAAATCCCAACCATTTTTTAATGCAAACACgacaaaacaaatatttaaatcgTTACGtacatttttatcataattgCAAACGAATTAATTAGATCCCATCTCCCGTTTTCCCAGTACGATGAACACATGTTGATGAACATGTTGCTGTCTTCTATTCAATTGTCTCTCACTTCAgtaaaaaagtacaaaaaataaCGACGACTATTCTACCATGTTCTCCTTTTAGTTATATGCACTctccttttatttaaaataattttcattttattttcctttctttattaaaaaaaataattttttaatatatctaaaatttttaattcatttaataatattcttatttatctttattttttcttttaaaaaatataaaatttatatttttatgatcattttatttttatattttatatcaaatgaatataaaaatgtgtTGTGATATCTTTAGTTTTTACTAAAATACTCTTATCTTCTTTTGCACTGTACGTATTCCCATCGACGACACTACACAACCTCTTTCTGTTCATGTATTGTATGCAAGCTGTGAATTGAGTTCTGAGTGAAATCTTAGTGTTATTTCTGAATAAAAAAagactaataaaaaatattaattatatgtattcCGAGCGATGACTTTTTCTCCTCATATGGAACAAAAGGTGATAATATAGAATAATTTTGTGAAACTATGAATAATTGAATATCATTCCAATGCTCCAAATAACTCTATTTGCAGTTGAAACGGTTTGatataataagtaataataatatgttaCGTGGAGAGGCTGATGAAATCCTTGGTCCCTCATGATAGGGTATACCCACCAACTGCTAAAGCCAAAAAACATAATGCAAATCCTTCACTTTCAACCAACTTGCTtctctaattttatttctttaatactATATATAGTACGGATTTGAAAAAATGATTACCGagtaaaaaatctaaaatatttgttaaattaccatcaattaaaaacttaaatcaCTAGAGGTCACCATGTGTCAAAAATGTTGTTAATTTGCACGATCAATACATGTTtttttacaaacaaaaaaaaaatacttatttaattctcggatttatttacttttttttaattcgtTTATAGCTTatgttttgtataaaatattaatggtGGTGAGTGTTTAAGTAAGTTCCTACCCCTTCTAATAATTCGCAATTGTTTACTCACCAAGTCcacatcaatatatatatatatatatatatatatatatatatatatatatatatatatatataatatttatttatatattgactTTTAAAGTAAAATGTCTAGGATGCCAATTGATGATtacaaagtttttatttttttcaatagaGATGAATTTTAAAGGACCCCAAAATAAATTGACTATTCAACAAcgataataacaataataatttgaggtcattttatagtttatgtttgaaaaaaagtaaaaaataaaaactcttcCCGCATATAGTTTGaagtttaaaatgattttaggataaaaattatttaataaatcgAAAATTTGACCAAATTTAAATGATTCAGTGTGGTGTATTGTTaacttttaaaagattaaaaaaagttggaaaaaattaatttcaaaataaacttgatattttgattaataGGTTTCGtataaaagattatttaaaagattCAATAAGTTCACTTCATCGACATTTTGAAaacgaaaataagaaattaaaactattaGACACATTAAACTTGTAAAATCCTATATCCTACTAGTAATTAAGATTAATTACTAGTTGATAGATAAAGATTCTTTCATGCGATTTTCTTTACTCttgtttaataaaaagatatacaTAAGATTCTTCCTTGAATATGTCTAAATCATCTAATTGATTTTATGACAACATTGTCTCATAATTTTTCGCAAATCATTATTCACATATGTTTTATTGTCTTCTTTCTTTATCGGTGTTCCTTTAAAGCTCAATACTTTCAACTATTTATAACATGGTAGAGCAATTAATAGTACAATAAAGTATAAGGTTGCGTTTGGTATAGCTATTTTACATTCACAAGTCATCCttaatatatttagtttgagtTTAATATCCACTTTAAGTAATCGTTGACACCATTAGAGACATTTTACAAGAAGTTAGTGCATGACAtctttattaattattctattattttatataactcATTTCTAATATTTAAACGGAGAAACTcgtaatatcattttttttttctcttttgactTCCAAGTTACATTCTTACTAACATTCAATGCATATACAGATGTTACTCTAACTTGGGTAACGACTCTTTGCTttagtttctttattttctctctccATCCACTTGTAGCTCAAATCTGACTCATTCGTTTTCTGACTTCAGATAAACTTCTTTTTATGCCAAACCAAATGCTTCGACTTATTTCAGCAGTGAGCACATCATGTACGTAATATTTCAAGagtcaaaaaaacaaaaacgaaaattctgattaatttaaatttattatgaaataaaattacaattcgGAATGTAAAAGGATTCATCCACAGCGAGAATTTGTTACTAAAGTTCAAAGTTTGTTTTTACACTGCAATGGTCTTTTAGTCTTATAGCATGTTGCAACAATACTCCAAGAAGTAGTAGACTTACTTATGCCCTGcccaaaagacaaaaataaaattaaaatacaataaaaagcCAAAACAGGTGATGGAAATTAATTTAACTTGGGGTTATTGGagaagttttgaagtttaatttaatttaattttatttcctcattaattaataacatatcAGAAAGCACACAAACTGAGATCTCGTTCATCAAGAAATCAACTTGGAAATTTAACACGAATCCAAGACAAACATGAACAAATTAACCAAACAAATACAAAGTCGACATCACAAACATGACAAACCTCGTACTAAATACAAATATCCTAGTTGAACCATGTGGTTGCGTGATGCTAAGCATCAAGATGTCTGTCTGTAATTTTGTGCAGAAGGAAGAAATGTTCTGTGGTGGATCACATGATGGAGCAAGGATCAGGGCAAGAATCATAATATACTACTTGGGGAGGGCAATAAGGGGGAGGGCAATATGGGGGATAGGAATAAGGTTGATAGGGCACATAGCATTTGTGACAGGTGCACCCTTTAGGGCATGATGGAGGACTCTGATCAGAACAACAACCATTGCAGTTTGAGGTGTGGCAGTTGAAGCATAAGTCACAGTCCCCATCGCACTTGGGGTTCTCACAGTTAACACAAACGACGCAACAATCGCCATTGCAGCAGCTGCTTTTGCAGTTAAGGCAGAACATGATATCAACGTCACACTTACCGTGACAACTGGAACTGTGGCACTTTTTGCACAGAGCAGCATGCAACATCTTCTTCAGCttctcttccttttcctttctcttcttctcctcctcctcctctttcttcttcttctcctcctccttctttttcttctcttcctccgCCTTTTTCAGATCCTCCACCGTCACAATCACCACCGAGGAGAACTTCTTCTTCAGCTGGTTCACCAAGCAAACCATGTCCACGTTTAGGCCGCTCACCGCCACGCGGTCATTGTCGTCGCCGTCCAGGGCCACCGTAGTCACACCTGAGAGGTTTAAGATGCATACTGGATTTGAATCTAGATTTTTGGACAGTCACATGACCTAAGATATGATCATGTGTCTATGGTTTCTACCATGGAGTTGACATTTCAAATTTACACAAAATAATTCATCATATTTAATTACATGTTATATGTGTAAAATGGATAAACAtcatgataattttattaaaccGTATAATAATTTAAGAACATTTCCAATCCATGAATTTTAAACTTGAAAAAGattgataatttgaaaatattttttttaaaacatttggtgtgaaataaaataatcttaaatttaaaatcataaaattatatttatattaaagtgtaaagaaaaaaaatataaaaatatttttctatggctctcttattaaaataaaattttcgaAACCATCttaagaataattttatatataatgagacaaaaaattatgataaaacttcagttttattttagagataatttattgttattttgttgtttttatgtcACTCCATTGgaattcattttataattcataTACATGAGCTTAGTTTGTAGTTTTCTAGGAGttgttcatttttaaaaactCATCTCCTAAAATTTTATACAAACATATGTATCGGTATAGATTAAGATGAGTTTGTTTAATTTTCAGTAgaaaacattacaaaaattaGCTAACTAACAAACTGTTTGCTTTCTTCATATAACACACTGAACTCTAAGAACTTCCGTTTCATTCTAAGATTAGAACTGAGTTTCCATAAACATATGAAAAGTTAATAAAAGTTATCAAATAAAACTCTAACTGTAATTACACAGCTTGGTTTCATATGGATAATATGAGTATTTTTATGACTCGTTCTCTGAAAGAAACTTCTTTCAATATGAAGCGTAACAGGGATTGGCGTGTGATGTTCACCTGGTACCTGTGCCGAAATTCTCAGGGCTTTGTTTCTGCATTTGTCACAGTCCATTTGCAGCTTGATAACTATTTTTTGCTGTATTTATATTACACGTGTTATTGCGAAAAAGTTCTTGAGAAATCatcaaaaagagaaaagaaagggaCAGAAAAGCAAAACTAAAAACATTGGTTCATACCTTCATGTTTGCTAAATTGAATGAAAAGGCAACTTCTCGCTCTTGTAATCAGAAACAAATCAAAGGGGTGTCTTGGTGTTTGTCTTGTGCTTTGGAACTGAGCGGTACAATGGTTTATATAACaacgataataataatatgaggaagagattataaaataagtttttcaacGAAAAAAAATTACGAAATATGCAAGTCTTCATTGACTTGAACGAATTATCTGGCTGGCTGAGAATGACATGTTAGCTACTTGGTTAGCTTGGAATTAGTCCACCAAAAATCACATTCACACTCCTCAAcatggttttatttttatatctaataATCAAGTTATGTTCTTTAATGTCTTAATTCCATGTTCAAGTTTGACTTACTACCTTGTTAGTTACTTTTCTATATATGGTTCAAATTCTTTAATTGTTACTTTTTGTACACGTTAAAGTTTAGAGTTTAAGATTCTGCATCGTAGTTAACTCTTTCGATTCAGACTTTTGGTTTATGGTCAAACTGCTATCTTGTGGTTTATAGATTCACTGCGAGATAGATCAGtgaattttctttaaataaataagaagatatatattatgATGTTCTTATAGTAAAACTCAGATAATATCATACATAGTATATCGATTTTTCTAACAATCGATGTACTATATGATTCATTTTAGAACACGAACAACATATCTATTCATTTGTACTATATTTCGTCTTCTCTTGTGTTGCACTGTTTTCATTCTTCGTCCAACACCAATGCCTGGAGTCACCGTTGGTTGCTGCAGCAACAACCACAAAAAACACCCAATTGTCACCTCCGGCACAAGGCTAGTACAAAGTTGTCACCTTCCCCGTTACAAGCGATTGCGACCACCACGCCGTCCTACGCCAAATGAAAGTCATCTATAtgttaatatttcattttattattttaatatttgtaataaatgtGTTAAATTTGATcgaatttataaattaaatttggaaaagttTAGTAACGTTAAATTTTGTTGAGTTTAActatagtttaaattttattaagtttaattatagattaaatttaattaattttatagctTAAATTTGAACCATGTTCTCGTAAAAGAAGCTTGTTTTACTTCGACGTGTAGTACTTTTCATGATTTGATTATTGATGTAAAATGTATTCACTTATTATATTGATGTTATTTACATTTATACAACTTGTAAACAGACGTGAGAAACATTGGAAATCAAAAGGAGATGAATCATTGAATATCCCTCTTTTGATATTATTGattaacactacaaaaaagtagggtattaccgaaggccagaagccctcggaaaatgccaaaggccgtcgataatgggtgtttaccgaaggcttatcgacggccaaaaatccttcggtaaatctcttgtcgctaacatttaccgagagcttttgcccttcggtaattaccgagggccaaaagccttcggtaattaccgagggccaaaagccttcggtaattaccgaagggcgaaaaaaaaaacagagcgTTGTTGCTGCAGAATGTGatgcatatataatatagttaatCAAAATGGTATGCAGTATGAAGTCCTATCCCTACATGGACCATTTTGAAAACAGTTCAAGATATCTGTAGTTCTACATATATACATGAACCGATGAAGCAGCCAAAACAATAAACAACAGTAAATAAACAAGGAAGTATGATGCAAACCTGATCCTTCACCCGTTCCTCATCATATTCTTGATTTTGACGTTTGAATTCAGCAATGGAATTCTCAACCTCTTTGACGAGATCCTCGGTAGCAAACTACAAAACACACAAATGcacaaatcatttttataagCAAAAGTGACCTTTATACTTAGACAGATCACTGAGAATTGGTCCACTTGTTCCATATTTTGATAAGGAGAAAGAATTTGTTGTCAGCATGACCTGaacaaatatgtatataatGGACACATCTTAAGCAAACATGCTACCTGCAGATTTTCACGCCTATATATATCACCCACTGCCAGATTCTGTTTTatcaaatttgttatattttcctTCTGATGCTCAAGATATTGGTTCACAGCCTTTGGACTTGAGAGAGATGCCAGTTGTTGCTCACTTAGTTTCATTTTTGCCTGAGAGAGATCAGAGTTTGTTTGTCTTCCCATTAAACTGtgaataaaaatgtaaaaagattGGCCTGAAAATGACGCATCATGCAATCAATACCTGTATTTCTAATAGGTTGGCTCCATAAATTAAATACAGTCCTAACCTTTAAATAATTTCAGTCTTAAAGGTGGTGTTTAATCCTACATCAACTAGAAAGGCAATTTCAATAGAGCTAATAAAGCTTGAATTTCACTTTACAAGTTTATGAGATTGAATTGGACTTTAAATCCAAATTCTAAAATGGATGTCTACCAAAaataatgaagatgatgatgattacTCGGTATATCCATGTTAGATGCAAGTGTGCTTCATTATGCACACATAGAAAACACATGCAAGGTACATGGTAATAACGTAGGAGATAAGACAAAATCAATCTAATGTAATATTACCTTAGAAATCTGATCTAAGATAGCATTATCAGTTGCTTGTTCTCGAGCTGTTTGCTCCACCTCTAGGCATCTCTGTAACAATAAGTCTTTGACCTGACAATTCATGCTAGAGAATTTTACTCTGATTTCAACTCAACAAAATTCCTCACTTCAGTTAACAATCATAGAACGGGTAAAAAGGTCACCTGCTCCACTGTGCTGCATCCAGGGAGAAGCTTATCAGCAATAGAATCATCCAGTTCTGGCAAATCTCTGTAAAAAAAGTTCTTTGCATTCAACCTGTTATGAATGAAAGAGAGTTTTAATAAGCATGATCAGTATATGCAGCAAAAGAGGTTTTTAAGCAATCTACAACAAGCACACAAGCAGAAGCAATATATAACCATAtagaaacaaaacaagaaattaaaattgaaatgataCCAATAAATAAGATGGACACTAATGGGAAAACCTGTAGTCTTTAAGGAAGAAAAGGTTCAGGCCAGATCCAGTAAGCCTACCATGTGGAAAGGGATTAACCATTCATTTCCAGGACCTGAGAGATTAGGCACATCTCCATCCCAACAGCAcgaataaattaaataagaaaaaaaaaagtaaaaaattatggCAGATTCCCAGAACAAACttaaagttaaaaatgcaaTCTTCACAGCATCGTCAATCAATCTACACTCATTCTTTCGTTTTTAGGAGAGAATAATTCAGCACTGCAATTTTGGATCAACCTTACATTGACATCATCTACCAAACCAGAACACAACTTCCTTATCCCCTAAGAAACTACATTACATGTGTTAAATTCTATCTcatatatattacaagaaaatatacttaGTTTTGAATCACAGAGAAAATGAAGTTACCCATTTCTATTtatcaatgaaaacaaaaaagattaaGGGAAAAAACACATTTTGTTGAACTAAACCTAAGTTTCATTTTCCCTGCTTGGTTCAGATGTTCTGATTTGATGCAGAGCACACGTCTTTCATTTGGAATGGAAGTGAATTAGGGGTTTTCATTATACATTTGCACACAGTTCATTCACACAGTTCATTCACAAGTTCAGAGCACACCTCTTACCTCGTCACAGACCCCTACATTGGCCTCGCCTTGCGATAGTGGAAGCCCTGGTCACGCCGCCACAGCACCGTCGTCACGCCACTACAGCACCGTCGTCACACTGTCACAGCACTGTCACCACACCGCCACAGCACTGCTACAGAACCCCCAAATCGCCACAAACGGCCAACCACCACAACCCACAAGGCAGCGTCACCGAACCTAGCACCCAACCCCCAAACCACCGTCAATGAACCAACCAAGCAACGGAGACTAGAGCAACCGTTAATTCACGGCACGAGCACAATGGGGAAGGAAAGGAGAGGGGAGCTGGAGACGAGGAAAGGGGAGGGAAATTGGGGAAATTCTGAGTATATGGGAACGAATACCAAATTCGAGAACTTAAATTATCGTggacattaccgaaggccaaagaCCCTCGGTATGTTATGTTTGACCCTCGATAAATAACTTAATGAGAGCCGTCgggaaagccttcggtaaatgaTCCTTACCGAAGGACTGAAAGGCCGTCGATAATATGCCTTCGGTAATCAGCACATTTCCTGTAGTGTAAGAaagtgaaatatatatgaaaaagacaGAAAAGTgttaaaaaggaaaagtatCTAATCATTTTTTCTAacttccattttttattttaacgaTTTTTGATCTATCATTTTCGTCCCTTGACAAACAGAACATAACTTTGGAATTAACATTCAATATGGGTCTTGATAAGAGAAAAGTGTCACTATTAGAAGTCTTAGTAAGGAGATAGACCGATTGAAGCTAGGATGATATGTGTTTGACTACAAATTCAGTTATAAAAACTTTGAttttaaatgaagaacaatGAGAAGAACAAAATTGGCTTTATTTACAGTGAGAAGtttatttaagtaattataGCAGTCATGACTCTAAGTCAAGCTATAATACGTGATCTAGACAATGAAtgttgcttttatttttatttattcatttatttatttatttattgcataTCGTGTATTGTCTCTTAAATATACAAAAGGAAAACGTTTGCAATGTGTTTCATGTTTGAAGATGTCCAATATGTATCACAGTAACATTTGATGATTACGTTGTTCCATGGATAAAATATAAACCGAGATCTGTTGTTAACCGTGGTGGATTTGAAGAGTACTGACTGATAATTTTGGAAGgatcataataatatatacaatatttatatatttcatcattgttattaatattaaaaaaaattaatattgaaatctctttagatattttattagaaaaataataattttggagttgtatttaatgtatattttaaataagatcTTTTAATTTCGTCTTGacttattagatattttaataacgTTTCTTAGATTACATTTTACGGAACTAAGAACAGGTGAATAAGttgaatttgtattattttcatatttatgtgtaacttttcttttatcaaaatttaaaaaataaactactaTAATTAAAgtaagttataaaaaatacataattatttttttcttttatgttcataaaaaaatactatacaAAAAGACTCAtaaaaaacaaagcaaatgagaaaaattaactttcttttttttctttagaaacaaaaaaaacatattaaaataggAAACGAACACAAACACTAAGTAActcaaaaataaggaaaaacaaaatataaaaaaatatgttggtaatttttttttactatattgaattttgtgttttattatttattcattaaataacatgttttataaataatacacaaaatttaaaaagtttgggTGAGTGCACCGCACATTGATCTGAAAACTCTTAAAGCTTTCTAGTGATGATAGAAGGGTTGATGCATCATTTCACACAacttcttgacaaaaagtataTTTGGTGTTATTATTTTTGCATACTAAAGACTCCCAACAAATTATATGTATAGAGATGAATCTTCAAATTCTTGAGTAGTAAGTTTTACTTCTGAATAGTTTTAATTGGTTTTGCTTTGCCCTTTTTTATTTAGCAAAAAAAGATctttatgtatttgtttttaattaagaatatcGTCTCGAGTGTTAGATTCTGATGCAAGAAAGAAAGCTGAGATTACCAATATGTTGTAAGAAAAATTACTTAAGAAGTTTTTGAATAAGAGTCTCAATAAGCTTTGAAGAGGCACTAGTTATTAGAATACGATATGTAGAATACCGACACTAATAACATTTATGCGAGTAGGAACAAGCAGATATACACTGTGGTTTGGCAATTTTTAATGAACTGTCTGCTTGAGAATGACATCTTAGCTAATCTGTTAGGCTTGGAATTTCACCACCATGAAAACACATTCAAACAAACCTACGCccatcattttgtttttatgtctAATCcaatatcaatttctttttaatccCATGATCAACTTCGTCTTAATTGCTTTCCAATCgttgatattatttataaatctttaatttataataacatttgtttattttgacCCGGAAGTAAGCAGGTCTACTATCGTGTAAGGAGATGtgatatgtatatgtatatatatgttgtaGTTTGGCTTGTTatgtttacttttaaatatCGAAGAGAATCGATAGTACTAAGCCATAAAaacaatgaatataaaagaattaaacgTCCTGATCACATATAAAACTTTCGATTCGTAATTAAATTCTTAACAATAATATAACATGAATTCTAATCGGTGAGtaacacaaacaaaataaataaagggaTGGACTAATAGTTTATTGAAAAAATGGTGTGTTTgcgaattaatatttttcttatgtttgAAAGAGTTGGGTTGTGATGAAAAAACCACTGGGATTACCTCACATGGATTCTTGTCTTGAAAATACTGTGAAAAAACGTGTTCTTAATTCTTTTGTCCTTTAGAAGCCAACAGCGACCGTGCGTAGTCAGTTTATGAATCATTCTAGTACTTTTCTTTTCTGAATTGATaggaaaatattaatttagcaCGTTTAGTTGTCATTAATGCAAGAACTATGACAGATCCACAATTTGACTGAAGAGTGGTAAAAAGCTTAGACATATGTACAATGTTCAATAATTATATCAAAAGGTTGGTACTTT includes these proteins:
- the LOC108345971 gene encoding heavy metal-associated isoprenylated plant protein 47 isoform X3, with the translated sequence MKQKIVIKLQMDCDKCRNKALRISAQVPGVTTVALDGDDNDRVAVSGLNVDMVCLVNQLKKKFSSVVIVTVEDLKKAEEEKKKKEEEKKKKEEEEEKKRKEKEEKLKKMLHAALCKKCHSSSCHGHK
- the LOC108345971 gene encoding uncharacterized protein LOC108345971 isoform X2, whose product is MQKQSPENFGTGVTTVALDGDDNDRVAVSGLNVDMVCLVNQLKKKFSSVVIVTVEDLKKAEEEKKKKEEEKKKKEEEEEKKRKEKEEKLKKMLHAALCKKCHSSSCHGKCDVDIMFCLNCKSSCCNGDCCVVCVNCENPKCDGDCDLCFNCHTSNCNGCCSDQSPPSCPKGCTCHKCYVPYQPYSYPPYCPPPYCPPQVVYYDSCPDPCSIM
- the LOC108345971 gene encoding uncharacterized protein LOC108345971 isoform X1, translating into MKQKIVIKLQMDCDKCRNKALRISAQVPGVTTVALDGDDNDRVAVSGLNVDMVCLVNQLKKKFSSVVIVTVEDLKKAEEEKKKKEEEKKKKEEEEEKKRKEKEEKLKKMLHAALCKKCHSSSCHGKCDVDIMFCLNCKSSCCNGDCCVVCVNCENPKCDGDCDLCFNCHTSNCNGCCSDQSPPSCPKGCTCHKCYVPYQPYSYPPYCPPPYCPPQVVYYDSCPDPCSIM
- the LOC108345972 gene encoding trigger factor-like protein TIG, Chloroplastic is translated as MVNPFPHGRLTGSGLNLFFLKDYRLNAKNFFYRDLPELDDSIADKLLPGCSTVEQVKDLLLQRCLEVEQTAREQATDNAILDQISKAKMKLSEQQLASLSSPKAVNQYLEHQKENITNLIKQNLAVGDIYRRENLQFATEDLVKEVENSIAEFKRQNQEYDEERVKDQDGVVVAIACNGEGDNFVLALCRR